In a genomic window of Borrelia maritima:
- the ftsZ gene encoding cell division protein FtsZ, with the protein MKDYNMIDSQTRRFDSTTNPTILKVIGAGGGGSNAVNRMIEYGVRDVEFIVANTDLQALQTSIAPIKIALGAKVTAGLGAGGKPEIGQAAAEEDIDVIRNHLSGADMVFITAGMGGGTGTGAAPVIAQVAKELGILTVGVVTKPFKFEGPKKLRLAEQGINNLRKSVDTLIIIPNQKLLTVVDKRTTIKDAFKRADDVLRMGVQGIAGLIIEHGEVNIDFADVKSIMQGQGDALMGIGYGKGENRAVDAATSAISNPLLEEVRIEGSKGLLVNVTGGDDFSLLELEEIMGIITVSVDDEATVIYGHAINSNLEDEIYVTVVATGFASKRHKEISNTPENNTLSSKEFDTLMSGNQNIPSGSYENQDSSFATKSKNVNYFDDDIDVPTFLRNLNKKSSDD; encoded by the coding sequence ATGAAAGATTATAATATGATTGATAGCCAAACAAGAAGATTCGATTCTACCACAAATCCTACAATTCTCAAGGTGATTGGTGCGGGGGGGGGAGGTAGTAATGCTGTTAATCGTATGATTGAATACGGAGTAAGAGATGTTGAATTTATTGTAGCTAATACTGATCTTCAGGCTCTTCAAACCTCTATTGCTCCCATAAAAATTGCCCTTGGAGCAAAAGTTACAGCAGGCCTTGGTGCTGGAGGAAAACCTGAGATTGGGCAAGCTGCAGCAGAAGAAGATATAGATGTTATACGTAACCATCTTTCTGGTGCTGATATGGTGTTTATTACTGCTGGTATGGGAGGTGGTACAGGAACTGGAGCAGCTCCAGTTATTGCGCAAGTAGCAAAAGAGCTTGGGATTTTAACAGTTGGAGTTGTAACGAAGCCTTTTAAGTTTGAAGGTCCTAAGAAGCTAAGACTTGCTGAGCAGGGAATAAATAATTTAAGAAAATCTGTAGATACGCTGATTATTATTCCGAACCAAAAACTCTTAACTGTTGTTGACAAAAGAACTACCATTAAAGATGCTTTCAAGCGTGCAGATGATGTTCTGAGAATGGGTGTTCAAGGCATTGCAGGGCTCATTATTGAGCATGGGGAGGTTAATATTGATTTTGCTGATGTTAAAAGCATTATGCAAGGGCAAGGCGATGCTTTAATGGGAATTGGATATGGCAAGGGTGAAAATAGAGCTGTTGATGCTGCAACTTCTGCTATTAGCAATCCACTGCTTGAAGAAGTTCGTATTGAAGGTTCTAAGGGTCTTCTCGTTAATGTTACTGGTGGAGATGATTTCTCATTGCTTGAGCTTGAAGAGATTATGGGAATAATTACTGTTAGTGTTGACGATGAGGCTACTGTAATATATGGTCATGCGATTAATTCAAATCTTGAAGATGAGATTTACGTTACAGTTGTTGCTACAGGTTTTGCATCTAAAAGGCATAAAGAAATATCAAATACACCAGAGAATAATACTTTAAGTTCTAAAGAGTTTGATACTTTAATGTCAGGCAATCAAAATATTCCGTCTGGATCTTATGAAAATCAAGATTCTTCTTTTGCGACAAAGTCCAAAAATGTTAATTATTTTGATGATGACATTGATGTTCCAACATTTCTTAGAAATTTAAATAAAAAAAGTAGCGATGATTAG
- the hslV gene encoding ATP-dependent protease subunit HslV: MSFKGTTVIAIKKNGKTVVAADGQVTFGHTVLKSNAVKIRKLLNGKILAGFAGSTSDAITLFEKFEEKIKAKGDGLIDIKRAAVELAKDWRSDKILHKLEAMMLVADSNNILLISGTGDVVEPEEDVISIGSGGNYAYSAALAYMENKKLSALEVALRSLKIAARVCIYTNSNIVLEEIENE, from the coding sequence ATGAGCTTTAAAGGAACCACTGTTATTGCAATAAAAAAAAATGGCAAGACGGTGGTGGCAGCAGATGGACAAGTGACTTTTGGACATACTGTTTTAAAGAGTAATGCTGTTAAAATACGAAAATTGCTTAATGGGAAAATTTTGGCAGGATTTGCAGGTTCAACTTCGGATGCAATTACTCTTTTTGAAAAATTTGAAGAAAAAATCAAGGCAAAAGGTGATGGGTTGATTGATATTAAAAGAGCGGCTGTTGAACTTGCAAAAGATTGGCGTTCTGACAAAATACTTCATAAGCTTGAGGCCATGATGCTTGTTGCTGATTCTAATAATATTCTTCTAATTTCTGGTACTGGTGATGTTGTTGAGCCTGAAGAGGATGTTATTTCAATTGGTAGTGGTGGCAATTATGCATATTCAGCGGCTCTTGCTTACATGGAAAACAAAAAATTAAGCGCTCTTGAGGTTGCGCTTAGGTCTTTAAAAATAGCAGCAAGAGTGTGTATATATACTAATTCTAACATTGTGCTTGAGGAGATTGAAAATGAATAA
- the flgC gene encoding flagellar basal body rod protein FlgC, producing MGLFSSINVASTGLTAQRLRIDVISNNIANVSTSRTPDGGPYRRQRIVFAPRVNNPYWKGPFIPDYLDNGIGQGVRVASIEKDKSPLKLKYDPTHPDSISSGDKKGYVELPNVNLVEEMVDMISASRAYEANSTVINSSKSMFKSALAILQG from the coding sequence ATGGGATTGTTTTCAAGCATTAATGTAGCTTCAACAGGATTAACAGCACAAAGGTTAAGAATTGATGTTATTTCTAATAACATTGCAAATGTTTCTACTTCTAGAACCCCTGACGGTGGGCCTTACAGAAGGCAAAGAATTGTTTTTGCTCCAAGGGTTAATAATCCTTATTGGAAAGGGCCTTTTATTCCAGATTATCTTGACAATGGCATTGGGCAAGGAGTTAGGGTTGCTAGTATTGAAAAAGATAAATCTCCATTAAAGTTAAAATATGATCCAACTCATCCTGATTCAATAAGTTCTGGAGATAAAAAAGGTTATGTTGAGCTTCCTAATGTCAATTTAGTTGAAGAGATGGTAGACATGATTTCAGCTTCTCGTGCTTATGAGGCAAATTCTACTGTTATTAATAGTAGTAAGTCTATGTTTAAAAGCGCATTAGCTATACTTCAAGGCTAA
- the flgB gene encoding flagellar basal body rod protein FlgB, which translates to MNDFERSVDFSHRYLDVLSLRQSVISDNIANVDTPNFKRSKITFESELERVFLNKDKNNLSLIKSSDKHLSGFKNLKYSDVKPHRVLDHFSTMNNNGNNVDIDSEIKSLVQNQMMYHLMTNVQTHYFKSINIVLK; encoded by the coding sequence TTGAATGATTTTGAAAGATCTGTAGATTTTTCACATAGGTATTTAGATGTTCTGAGTTTAAGACAAAGCGTTATTTCTGACAATATAGCAAATGTAGATACTCCAAATTTTAAAAGAAGTAAAATTACTTTTGAGTCAGAGCTTGAAAGGGTTTTTTTAAATAAAGATAAAAATAATCTAAGCTTAATCAAGTCTAGTGATAAGCATTTGTCTGGGTTTAAAAATCTAAAGTATTCAGATGTCAAGCCTCATAGAGTTCTTGACCATTTTTCAACTATGAATAATAATGGCAATAATGTTGATATTGATTCTGAGATTAAGTCACTTGTGCAAAACCAAATGATGTATCATCTCATGACTAATGTTCAGACGCATTATTTTAAAAGTATAAATATTGTATTAAAATAA
- the fliE gene encoding flagellar hook-basal body complex protein FliE, with protein sequence MVRIDAFLKENNINLVKKNPLHFDVNLFSSKSSTKNNDVETFKDVLINTITDVNNSQLNVSRVTEKAIFKPSSIDVHDLAIVMARANMNLSILKAVVERGVKAYQDIINVR encoded by the coding sequence TTGGTGAGGATAGATGCTTTTTTAAAAGAGAATAATATTAATTTGGTTAAAAAAAATCCTTTGCATTTTGATGTAAATCTTTTTAGTTCTAAAAGCAGTACCAAAAACAATGATGTTGAAACATTTAAAGATGTTTTAATAAATACGATTACTGATGTCAACAATAGTCAATTAAATGTTTCTAGGGTTACAGAAAAGGCTATTTTCAAGCCTAGTAGTATTGATGTTCACGATCTTGCAATAGTAATGGCTAGGGCAAATATGAATTTAAGCATTTTAAAGGCTGTTGTTGAGAGAGGCGTGAAGGCTTATCAAGATATAATCAATGTTCGTTAA
- the dprA gene encoding DNA-processing protein DprA → MKLLYIDNLKFLKGKEKLKLFNNFDLNDIIKLTQKEIESYLSKSFRKSFKLLDLKLIELQEKVIRKTRAKIAILRSKFYPNKLKRIYDPPFAIYYKGNLPNFSSLSWVVVGSRRISKTIAERTREFSSHLAKNGIEIVSGFAIGADIESHIAAINENSRTFAVIPTDIDNIYPKQNLKYVFKLLEQGGGIITETLPFDKIQNYFFAKRNRLISGLSDAIFITYASLKSGALIIAELGLDLGLDVYVYNLDFCGDGAVKLHDFGVQEIKTIKDLYDLLNIKYIDSNNIEDNPEEYCDYKNVSDVLIGELLKELYK, encoded by the coding sequence ATGAAATTGCTTTATATTGATAATTTGAAATTTTTAAAAGGCAAAGAAAAATTAAAACTTTTTAATAATTTTGATTTAAATGATATTATTAAATTAACTCAAAAAGAGATTGAGTCTTATCTTTCAAAGTCATTTAGAAAATCATTTAAATTACTCGATTTAAAATTAATAGAATTACAAGAAAAAGTTATTAGAAAAACAAGGGCCAAAATTGCTATTTTGAGGTCTAAATTTTATCCCAATAAGCTTAAAAGGATTTATGATCCTCCTTTTGCCATTTATTATAAAGGCAATTTACCAAATTTTTCTTCATTATCTTGGGTTGTTGTTGGTTCTAGAAGAATTAGCAAAACTATTGCTGAGAGGACAAGGGAATTTTCTTCACATCTTGCAAAAAATGGTATAGAGATCGTTTCTGGATTTGCAATTGGAGCCGATATTGAATCTCATATAGCGGCAATAAATGAGAATAGTAGGACATTTGCCGTTATTCCAACAGATATTGACAATATTTATCCTAAGCAAAATCTAAAATATGTTTTTAAGCTTTTAGAGCAAGGTGGTGGAATAATTACTGAGACTTTGCCATTTGATAAAATTCAAAATTATTTTTTTGCTAAAAGAAATAGATTGATTTCGGGTTTGTCGGATGCCATTTTTATAACTTATGCGTCCTTAAAGTCGGGGGCTTTGATTATAGCTGAACTTGGTCTTGACTTAGGGCTTGACGTTTATGTTTATAATTTAGATTTTTGTGGCGATGGGGCTGTAAAATTGCATGATTTTGGCGTGCAAGAGATAAAAACTATTAAGGATCTTTATGATTTATTGAATATTAAATATATAGATTCCAATAATATTGAAGATAATCCTGAAGAGTATTGTGATTATAAGAATGTATCTGATGTTCTTATTGGTGAACTTTTAAAAGAGCTATATAAATAG
- the fliG gene encoding flagellar motor switch protein FliG → MEEKKEKEILDVSALTGKQKAAILLVSIGSEISSKVFKYLSQEEIESLTFEIAKLETITSELKDNVLLEFKELMMAQEFIQKGGIDYARELLEKSLGTQKAVDIINNLGSALQSRPFEFVRRADPANILNFIQQEHPQTIALILSYLDPQKASFILSSLPTEVQTNVARRIALMDRTSPEVVREVERVLEKKLASLSSEDYTSAGGVDNVVEIINMADRKTEKFIIESLEEEDPELAEEIKKKMFVFEDIVLLDDRSIQRVLREIDGQELAKALKSVDIPVQEKIFKNMSKRAASMLKEDMEFLGPTRRKDVEESQQKIVSLIRKLEEQGEIVISRGGEEDVLV, encoded by the coding sequence ATGGAAGAAAAAAAAGAAAAGGAGATTCTTGATGTTTCTGCTTTAACAGGAAAGCAAAAGGCTGCTATTTTACTTGTTTCAATAGGTTCTGAAATCTCTTCTAAAGTGTTTAAGTATCTTTCTCAAGAAGAGATAGAGTCTTTGACATTTGAGATAGCAAAACTTGAGACGATTACTTCTGAACTTAAAGATAATGTTCTTTTAGAGTTTAAAGAATTGATGATGGCTCAAGAATTTATTCAAAAGGGTGGAATTGATTATGCAAGAGAGCTTCTTGAAAAATCTCTTGGTACTCAAAAAGCAGTTGACATTATTAATAATTTGGGATCTGCTTTGCAATCTAGGCCTTTTGAATTTGTTAGAAGAGCAGATCCTGCAAATATTTTAAATTTTATTCAACAAGAACATCCTCAAACAATTGCTTTAATACTTTCATATCTTGATCCTCAAAAGGCTTCTTTTATTCTCTCTAGTTTGCCCACAGAAGTGCAAACCAATGTTGCAAGAAGAATTGCATTAATGGATAGAACTTCTCCTGAGGTCGTAAGAGAGGTTGAGAGAGTTCTTGAAAAAAAACTAGCTTCTCTTTCTTCAGAAGATTACACATCAGCGGGTGGAGTTGACAATGTTGTTGAGATAATCAATATGGCTGATAGAAAGACAGAGAAGTTTATTATTGAATCTCTTGAAGAAGAAGATCCAGAGCTTGCAGAAGAGATTAAGAAGAAAATGTTTGTATTTGAGGATATAGTTTTACTTGATGACAGATCTATACAAAGGGTTTTAAGAGAAATAGATGGTCAAGAGTTAGCAAAAGCTTTAAAATCTGTAGATATCCCTGTTCAAGAAAAAATTTTCAAAAACATGTCAAAAAGAGCAGCTTCAATGCTTAAGGAGGATATGGAGTTTTTGGGACCTACTAGGCGAAAAGACGTTGAAGAATCCCAGCAAAAAATTGTTTCTCTTATTAGAAAATTAGAAGAACAAGGAGAAATAGTTATTTCAAGAGGTGGCGAGGAAGATGTGCTTGTCTGA
- the fliF gene encoding flagellar basal-body MS-ring/collar protein FliF yields the protein MSNFFTNFFVSAKGILKKASTVQKIALGLIIFCVILAIVFLIGFSTKSQSVALFGVEIKDQYLLDRISQRLDRENVKYFLNSDGRIYLDDEKFAKKMRAILVREELVPVHMDPWALFDIDRWTITDFERSINLRRSITRAVEQHIVALDDVDAVSVNLVMPEKALFKESQEPVKASVRITPRPGSDIITNRKKVEGLVKLIQYAIEGLESDNIAIVDNSGTILNDFSNLDGIDRIDLAEKERKLKLKYEAMLRGEIDSALSKVLSVDRFMIARVNVKLDTSKETTESKEYAPIELQSQDPKASYNTRKVSDSTIISSQTQKKEYQGQGYSPWGPPGQEGNTPPEYQDLSDITGKYNESQEIKNVALNEKKSTSEKEPARIVGVSLGIFVDGIWNFVYDEKGSFVIENGMRKREYKPMALEEIKNIEDVLQSSFEYKPERGDSITVRNISFDRMNEFRKIDENYFASERFKYFLFIASIIFSLLILVFTIFFAISRELERRRRLREEELAKQAHLRRQQALMDGGDDIGVDDVVGGIREGDELQNNAELLAREKPEDVAKLIRTWLLKNA from the coding sequence TTGAGCAATTTTTTTACTAATTTTTTTGTTTCAGCAAAAGGAATCTTAAAAAAAGCTAGTACGGTTCAAAAAATAGCCTTAGGATTGATTATTTTTTGTGTGATTCTTGCGATTGTTTTTTTGATAGGGTTTTCTACTAAAAGTCAAAGCGTTGCTCTTTTTGGAGTTGAAATTAAAGATCAATATCTCTTAGATAGGATATCGCAAAGACTTGATAGGGAAAATGTTAAGTATTTTTTGAATTCTGACGGAAGAATTTATTTGGACGATGAAAAGTTTGCAAAAAAAATGAGAGCAATTCTTGTTAGAGAAGAGCTTGTGCCTGTTCACATGGATCCATGGGCTTTGTTTGATATTGATAGATGGACTATTACTGATTTTGAAAGAAGCATTAATCTTAGAAGGTCTATTACAAGGGCGGTTGAGCAGCATATTGTAGCTTTAGATGATGTTGATGCCGTTAGCGTGAATCTTGTTATGCCCGAAAAGGCTCTTTTTAAAGAGTCACAGGAACCTGTTAAGGCATCTGTTAGAATTACTCCAAGACCTGGTTCTGATATTATTACCAATAGAAAAAAAGTTGAAGGGCTTGTTAAGCTTATTCAGTATGCCATTGAAGGTCTTGAATCTGATAATATTGCTATTGTTGATAATAGTGGAACTATTTTAAATGATTTTTCTAATTTAGATGGAATAGATAGAATAGACTTAGCAGAAAAAGAACGTAAATTAAAGCTTAAGTATGAAGCCATGCTTAGGGGAGAAATTGACTCTGCATTAAGTAAAGTTTTGTCCGTTGATAGATTTATGATAGCAAGAGTAAATGTAAAGCTTGATACTTCAAAAGAAACTACAGAGTCCAAAGAGTATGCTCCTATTGAGCTTCAATCTCAAGATCCAAAAGCTTCTTATAACACTAGGAAAGTAAGCGATTCAACTATTATATCTTCTCAGACTCAAAAAAAAGAATATCAGGGACAAGGATATAGTCCATGGGGCCCTCCTGGGCAAGAAGGCAATACTCCTCCTGAATATCAGGATTTAAGCGATATTACTGGTAAATATAATGAATCTCAAGAGATCAAAAATGTTGCTTTAAATGAAAAAAAATCTACAAGTGAAAAGGAGCCTGCTAGGATTGTAGGTGTTTCTCTTGGTATTTTTGTGGATGGCATTTGGAATTTTGTTTATGATGAGAAGGGAAGTTTCGTAATAGAAAATGGAATGAGAAAAAGAGAATATAAGCCTATGGCATTAGAGGAAATAAAAAATATTGAAGATGTTTTGCAAAGTTCTTTTGAATATAAACCAGAAAGAGGTGATTCAATAACGGTTAGAAATATATCTTTTGATCGTATGAATGAATTTAGGAAAATAGATGAAAATTATTTTGCAAGTGAAAGGTTTAAATATTTTTTATTTATTGCAAGTATAATATTCTCATTATTAATTTTAGTATTTACAATATTTTTTGCTATTTCCAGAGAGCTTGAGAGACGAAGACGTCTTAGAGAAGAGGAATTGGCAAAACAAGCTCATTTAAGACGTCAACAAGCCTTAATGGATGGTGGTGACGATATTGGTGTTGATGATGTTGTTGGTGGGATTAGAGAAGGTGACGAGCTTCAAAACAATGCCGAGCTTTTAGCTAGAGAAAAACCAGAAGATGTTGCTAAGCTTATAAGAACATGGCTTTTGAAAAACGCGTAG
- the ftsA gene encoding cell division protein FtsA translates to MSRNLIVGLDVGTSKICTVVAEVNLNDQLEIVGIGTSISRGVRKGVLINIEAALDSISNSIEAAELISGCDITSLSVSMSGSSVEGTNSRGVVAINSRTREINEEDVDRVIEAAKAIVIPMDREILHVIPQEFIVDGIPHIKNPIDMMGIRLEGEVHIITGSSSSSQNLVRCVNRAGFAVDEVVLGSLASSYATLSKEEREMGVLFIDMGKGTTDIILYIDGAPYYTGVIPIGVNRVTLDIAQVWKVPEDVAENIKITAGIAHPSILESQMETVIIPNLGTRPPQEKSRKELSVIINSRLREIFEMMRAEILKRGLYNKINGGIVLTGGGALFPGISNLIEEVFNYPARIGLPMSINGVGEEHIDPKFSSALGLVLYKHEQQKFNKLKKVSSKVKRKNKISSKLKGWFLKEWF, encoded by the coding sequence GTGTCTAGAAATTTGATAGTAGGTTTGGATGTTGGAACTTCAAAAATTTGTACTGTTGTTGCTGAGGTAAATTTAAATGATCAATTAGAAATAGTTGGAATAGGCACTAGTATATCAAGAGGTGTTAGGAAGGGAGTTTTAATAAATATTGAAGCCGCTCTTGATTCAATATCTAATTCTATTGAGGCTGCAGAGCTTATCTCAGGATGTGACATTACATCACTTTCAGTTTCTATGTCTGGCAGCAGTGTTGAGGGAACTAATTCACGAGGCGTTGTTGCAATAAATTCAAGAACAAGAGAGATTAACGAAGAAGATGTTGACAGAGTAATCGAAGCAGCAAAGGCAATTGTTATTCCAATGGATAGAGAAATTCTTCATGTTATTCCTCAAGAATTTATTGTAGATGGAATACCCCATATAAAAAACCCAATAGACATGATGGGTATTCGTCTTGAAGGAGAGGTGCACATTATTACAGGCTCTAGTTCTTCTAGCCAGAATTTAGTCAGATGTGTAAATCGAGCTGGTTTTGCAGTTGACGAGGTTGTTCTTGGAAGCTTGGCTTCATCTTATGCAACTCTTTCTAAAGAAGAGCGGGAGATGGGTGTTTTGTTTATTGATATGGGAAAAGGTACAACAGATATTATTCTTTATATTGACGGCGCTCCTTATTATACAGGTGTGATTCCTATTGGTGTTAATAGAGTGACTCTTGATATTGCGCAAGTTTGGAAAGTTCCTGAAGATGTTGCTGAAAACATTAAAATAACAGCCGGTATTGCTCATCCTTCTATTCTTGAGAGTCAAATGGAAACTGTAATTATTCCAAATCTTGGAACTCGGCCTCCTCAAGAAAAAAGTAGAAAAGAATTATCTGTAATAATTAATTCAAGACTTAGAGAAATTTTTGAGATGATGAGAGCAGAAATACTTAAGCGGGGACTTTATAATAAAATTAATGGTGGTATAGTTTTAACAGGTGGAGGAGCTTTATTCCCCGGTATTTCTAATTTAATAGAAGAAGTATTTAATTATCCTGCAAGAATAGGTTTGCCAATGAGTATTAATGGTGTTGGAGAAGAGCATATAGATCCCAAGTTTTCTTCAGCTCTTGGTCTTGTTCTTTATAAGCATGAGCAACAAAAATTCAATAAATTAAAGAAGGTAAGTAGCAAAGTTAAAAGAAAAAATAAAATATCTTCAAAGTTGAAAGGTTGGTTTTTGAAAGAATGGTTTTGA
- a CDS encoding tetratricopeptide repeat protein, translated as MKILWLILLIAFLSCGSESKEKLNLGLRLRELEISSGGSESKIEVYKEFIEREDKNILKIVNSIDKKARFFNLIGLEFFKLGQYGPAIEYFVKNLEINPNNYLSHFYIGVSSYNLAKNLRTKDEVEKYIILAENSFLKSLSIRDDFKESLFAISNMYVYDLDKQLEAKNYLNKLDDMGEDYFEFFMLRGANYYSLGDLGNAILFYDKASKKASTEEQKESVSRIMSNLK; from the coding sequence ATGAAAATTTTGTGGTTAATATTACTTATTGCATTTTTATCTTGTGGGAGTGAATCTAAAGAAAAATTGAATCTTGGGCTTAGATTAAGAGAATTGGAAATTTCTAGTGGTGGATCTGAATCTAAGATTGAAGTTTATAAGGAATTTATTGAAAGAGAAGATAAAAATATTTTAAAGATAGTTAATTCTATTGACAAGAAAGCCAGATTTTTTAATTTAATTGGTCTTGAATTTTTTAAGCTTGGACAATATGGACCTGCTATTGAATATTTTGTTAAGAATTTAGAAATTAATCCCAATAATTATTTATCTCATTTTTACATAGGTGTTTCTTCTTATAATTTAGCTAAAAATTTAAGAACAAAAGATGAAGTTGAAAAATATATAATTCTTGCTGAAAATTCTTTTTTAAAATCACTTTCAATTAGAGATGATTTTAAAGAATCTCTTTTTGCTATTTCTAATATGTATGTATATGATCTTGATAAACAACTTGAAGCTAAAAATTATTTAAATAAACTTGATGATATGGGTGAGGACTATTTTGAGTTTTTTATGTTAAGAGGTGCAAATTATTATTCATTAGGCGATCTTGGTAATGCTATATTGTTTTATGACAAAGCTAGTAAAAAGGCTTCAACTGAAGAGCAAAAAGAAAGTGTTTCTAGGATCATGAGTAATTTGAAGTAA
- the hslU gene encoding HslU--HslV peptidase ATPase subunit, translating into MNKLEEHYIVPKDVVAELDKYIIGQDEAKKLVSIALVNRYIRSRLPKEIKDEVMPKNIIMIGSTGIGKTEIARRLSKLIKAPFIKVEATKYTEVGYVGRDVESMVRDLMGIAVNMVKEEMYSTVREDALVKTEERIVESLFKGSGNFENVDPNEIKAEEKVKEKLRKKLRAGELDNTIIEIQISSKMPFSTIEIFTGGNFEEIDMGIGGLLGNIFDRKKKRELKIKKAKEIILAEELEKLVDHENISDIAKSKVENMGIIFIDEIDKIAAKNRSGNDVSREGVQRDILPIIEGSKVNTKYGIVDTSHILFIAAGAFNLAKPSDLIPELQGRFPIKVELKSLSIDDLKKILKQTKNSLIKQYVAMFKVYNLDLKFSEEAIDRIAELTFNMNLENENLGARRLHGVMERVLADLFFEVPGSKLKKFEINLDYVNKKIQINEQKDLNYYII; encoded by the coding sequence ATGAATAAATTAGAAGAGCATTATATAGTTCCCAAAGATGTAGTTGCAGAACTTGATAAGTACATCATAGGTCAAGATGAAGCTAAAAAATTAGTATCGATTGCTCTTGTTAATAGATATATAAGGTCTAGGCTGCCAAAAGAAATAAAAGATGAGGTGATGCCTAAAAACATTATTATGATTGGATCAACTGGTATTGGAAAGACTGAAATTGCAAGAAGACTTTCCAAGTTAATTAAAGCCCCTTTTATTAAAGTTGAAGCTACAAAATATACTGAGGTTGGTTATGTTGGTCGTGATGTTGAATCTATGGTTAGAGATTTAATGGGCATTGCAGTTAATATGGTAAAAGAAGAGATGTATAGCACTGTAAGAGAAGATGCTTTAGTCAAGACAGAAGAGAGAATAGTTGAGAGTTTGTTTAAAGGGTCTGGCAATTTTGAGAATGTAGATCCGAATGAGATAAAGGCTGAAGAAAAGGTAAAAGAGAAGCTTAGAAAAAAGCTTAGAGCAGGTGAGCTTGACAATACTATTATTGAAATACAAATTTCTAGTAAAATGCCATTTTCCACAATAGAAATATTTACGGGTGGTAATTTTGAAGAAATTGATATGGGAATTGGTGGCTTGTTGGGCAATATATTTGATAGAAAAAAGAAAAGAGAATTAAAGATTAAAAAGGCAAAGGAAATAATTTTAGCAGAAGAGCTTGAGAAATTGGTCGATCACGAAAACATTTCAGATATTGCAAAATCTAAAGTTGAAAATATGGGAATTATTTTTATTGACGAGATCGATAAAATAGCTGCTAAGAATAGGAGTGGTAATGACGTATCTAGAGAGGGTGTTCAAAGAGACATTTTACCAATTATTGAAGGTTCTAAAGTTAATACAAAATATGGAATAGTTGACACTTCTCATATATTATTTATTGCAGCAGGAGCATTTAATTTGGCCAAACCTTCTGATTTAATACCCGAACTTCAAGGTAGATTTCCGATTAAGGTTGAACTTAAGAGCTTAAGTATAGATGATTTAAAAAAAATTTTAAAACAAACAAAAAATTCTTTAATAAAGCAATATGTTGCGATGTTCAAGGTTTATAATTTAGATTTAAAGTTTAGCGAAGAGGCTATAGACAGAATTGCAGAGCTTACTTTTAATATGAATCTTGAGAATGAAAATCTTGGTGCCAGAAGACTTCACGGTGTTATGGAAAGAGTGCTTGCAGATCTTTTTTTTGAGGTGCCCGGTAGTAAGTTGAAAAAATTTGAAATAAACTTGGACTATGTTAATAAAAAAATACAAATTAACGAACAAAAAGATTTAAATTATTATATAATTTAG